In Oncorhynchus tshawytscha isolate Ot180627B linkage group LG08, Otsh_v2.0, whole genome shotgun sequence, the genomic window CCCTGTCCTCATTGAGCCTGCTAAACTGTGTGGGCGTGGGCCAAGGAAGGGACAGGGGCCTCTCCTAGTGCTGGCCATTAAGACCAAGGATCTGAACTTTGAGAACCGTCAAGCCATCCGGCAGACATGGGGCCGGGCGGGATGGGTGGCAGGGGCGACAGGGAACGGCGGTGTGGTGCGGAGGGTCTTCCTCCTGGGGAAGAACCACGCAGAGCCCCGAGTAGACGTCAGCGAGCTGCTGCAGCTGGAGAGCCGCCAGTACAGGGACATCCTCCAGTGGGACTTCCACGACTCCTTCTTTAACCTCACCCTGAAGGACGTGCTGCTGTGGGACTGGCTCTCCACCCGCTGCTCCATGGCACGCTTCATCTTTAAAGGGGACGACGACGTCCTGTTGCGGACCCCTGCTCTCTTAGACTACCTCCGGGAGCAGACGATCCTGTCAGGGGGGCCCGGGTCAGAGTTTATGAAGGGATTCATGGTAGGGGATGTGATAGGAGCAGCCAGCCCCAACAGAGTCAACACTACCAAGTACTTTATTCCTGCTAGTTTCTATAATGGTCTGTACCCTCCGtatgggggtgggggaggggtggtgtACTCAGGGGAGCTGGCCCTGAGGCTCAACCGTATTTCCCGGAGAGTTCACCTGTACCCCATTGATGATGTCTACGTGGGCATTTGCCTCCACAGGCTCGGGGTCCACCCCATCCACCACCCCGCCTTCCTCACCTTCGACTTCCccaagaaagaggggg contains:
- the LOC112255914 gene encoding N-acetyllactosaminide beta-1,3-N-acetylglucosaminyltransferase 2 encodes the protein MACYHWRWRRVLLCLCCTPGVLVGSLCVYVTLAVCYGTTTTTGPGVAAPIPQTPPERFIALGLTSNGTVAPHPTSSFWDPKPHGEALWNLLQLHIDRQYNPILMPSREYNYHLDTNNNNNKNYLRFSFPTLSAGFSEIGNLTSQMEDFPELPLQMQMFVRSMHFRDYPVLIEPAKLCGRGPRKGQGPLLVLAIKTKDLNFENRQAIRQTWGRAGWVAGATGNGGVVRRVFLLGKNHAEPRVDVSELLQLESRQYRDILQWDFHDSFFNLTLKDVLLWDWLSTRCSMARFIFKGDDDVLLRTPALLDYLREQTILSGGPGSEFMKGFMVGDVIGAASPNRVNTTKYFIPASFYNGLYPPYGGGGGVVYSGELALRLNRISRRVHLYPIDDVYVGICLHRLGVHPIHHPAFLTFDFPKKEGEERCAYHTILLVHKRSPAQVMKLWSEIMRNQTECNSTILRTEKENKNTFLIDPFSVKDNKGQELLTDPWGSSENSAL